A genomic segment from Microbispora sp. ZYX-F-249 encodes:
- a CDS encoding glutaredoxin family protein — protein MAPRDHRITLLGKPGCHLCDDARAVIERVAAELGVPWEERDITASPEDQAEYWEMIPVVLIDGVQHDYWRVNENRLREALTR, from the coding sequence ATGGCTCCTCGAGATCACCGGATCACGCTGCTCGGCAAGCCCGGCTGCCATCTGTGCGACGACGCCCGCGCGGTGATCGAGCGCGTGGCCGCGGAGCTGGGCGTTCCCTGGGAGGAACGCGACATCACCGCCTCGCCGGAGGACCAGGCGGAGTACTGGGAGATGATCCCCGTCGTGCTGATCGACGGCGTGCAGCACGACTACTGGCGGGTGAACGAGAACCGGCTCCGCGAGGCCCTCACCCGCTGA
- a CDS encoding sigma-70 family RNA polymerase sigma factor translates to MPNTWPLAGLSPPAAAGAAQPTRSAGLSDREHEYDEMRSLVLRAKTGDSEAFGMLYDHYLELVYRYVYFRVGSHALAEDLTSETFLRALRGIAEFTWQGRDFGAWLVTIARNLVTDHFKSGRNRLEVTTAEILDTPLDGPHIPENAVVANMVNERVMQAIKQLSAEQQECVILRFLHGMSLAETAKIMDKKSGAIKALQFRAIRALARALPDDLG, encoded by the coding sequence ATGCCGAATACGTGGCCGTTGGCCGGGCTGTCCCCTCCGGCCGCCGCAGGAGCAGCGCAACCCACGCGCTCCGCCGGTCTCTCCGACCGCGAGCACGAGTACGACGAGATGCGAAGCCTCGTGCTGCGCGCCAAGACCGGCGACAGCGAGGCGTTCGGCATGCTCTACGACCACTACCTGGAGCTTGTCTACCGATACGTCTATTTCCGGGTCGGCAGCCACGCGCTGGCCGAGGACCTGACGAGCGAGACGTTCCTGCGGGCGCTGCGGGGCATCGCCGAGTTCACCTGGCAGGGCCGCGACTTCGGCGCCTGGCTGGTCACGATCGCCCGCAACCTCGTCACCGACCACTTCAAGTCGGGCCGCAACCGTCTCGAGGTGACCACCGCCGAGATACTCGACACGCCCCTGGACGGCCCGCACATCCCCGAGAACGCGGTCGTCGCGAACATGGTCAACGAGCGGGTCATGCAGGCCATCAAGCAACTGAGCGCGGAGCAGCAGGAATGCGTGATCCTGCGCTTCCTGCACGGGATGTCGCTCGCCGAGACGGCGAAGATCATGGACAAGAAGTCCGGGGCGATCAAGGCGCTGCAGTTCCGGGCGATCAGGGCGCTCGCCCGGGCGCTCCCCGACGATCTCGGCTGA
- a CDS encoding DUF5667 domain-containing protein, whose translation MGWWRPSRRACGGSKARTRGVAGHRGPFRGKRPARTRGAVARLTGLRARLGDGPRPEFRERLRAELMRAHAAERAAGRHAAPPAAGSPRPRPRRSPLVRLRPLLVFCVLLAGMFGTGVRTYHSVPGEVLYPLKRLAESTVLDLAYGEEERAKREMVAARQRAAETASLVGASAPDSRRLIAQTLDDMETTTRSALSRVARRGQTSGDARKFAREQHNLVEPLLPKLDQENRDKANQYLSYIDSFTGSGR comes from the coding sequence ATGGGCTGGTGGCGACCCTCGCGCCGGGCGTGCGGCGGGTCGAAGGCCCGCACCCGCGGCGTCGCCGGCCACCGGGGCCCGTTCCGGGGTAAGCGGCCGGCCCGCACCCGCGGGGCCGTCGCGCGCCTGACCGGCCTGCGCGCCCGGCTGGGCGACGGCCCGAGGCCGGAGTTCCGCGAGAGGCTGCGTGCCGAGCTGATGCGCGCCCACGCCGCCGAGCGCGCCGCGGGCAGGCACGCGGCGCCGCCCGCCGCCGGGTCCCCGCGGCCGCGGCCCCGCCGGTCCCCGCTCGTACGACTGCGCCCCCTGCTGGTGTTCTGCGTGCTGCTGGCGGGGATGTTCGGCACCGGTGTGCGGACCTACCACTCGGTGCCCGGCGAGGTGCTGTACCCGCTGAAGAGGCTGGCGGAGTCGACGGTGCTCGACCTCGCGTACGGCGAGGAGGAGCGGGCGAAGCGGGAGATGGTGGCGGCACGGCAGCGGGCGGCCGAGACCGCCTCGCTGGTGGGCGCGTCCGCCCCCGACAGCCGCCGGCTGATCGCGCAGACGCTCGACGACATGGAGACGACCACGAGGTCCGCGCTCAGCCGGGTGGCCCGGCGGGGCCAGACCTCCGGCGACGCCCGCAAGTTCGCCCGTGAGCAGCACAATCTGGTGGAGCCGCTGCTGCCGAAGCTCGACCAGGAAAATCGCGACAAAGCGAACCAGTATCTGAGTTATATCGACTCGTTCACGGGTTCCGGACGTTGA
- a CDS encoding HAD family hydrolase → MRRLLRRREAAEIAGEVAAAAAVTTPEVVPDLTAAAFFDVDNTMMRGASIYHFARGLAARGLFTSRDLMKFALGQAWFRVRGNENPEHIAKAKEMALAFVAGLKVDEVVRLGEEIYDDVMADRVWQGTRALAQAHLDAGQRVWLVTATPVELARVIAQRLGLTGALGTVAETADGAYTGRLVGDLLHGPAKAEAVRALARREGLDLARCSAYSDSANDLPMLSLVGQPHAINPDSELREHARENGWDIRDFRTGRKATMIGLPIAATAGAIAGGVAAGIALRRHYRSAL, encoded by the coding sequence ATGAGGCGGCTATTGCGACGGCGGGAAGCGGCGGAAATCGCCGGTGAGGTGGCGGCCGCCGCGGCGGTGACCACCCCCGAGGTCGTCCCCGACCTCACGGCTGCGGCGTTCTTCGACGTGGACAACACCATGATGCGCGGCGCCTCGATCTACCACTTCGCCCGGGGGCTGGCGGCGCGCGGCCTGTTCACCAGCCGTGACCTCATGAAGTTCGCGCTCGGCCAGGCGTGGTTTCGCGTACGGGGCAACGAGAACCCCGAGCACATCGCGAAGGCCAAGGAGATGGCCCTCGCCTTCGTCGCCGGGCTGAAGGTGGACGAGGTCGTCCGGCTGGGCGAGGAGATCTACGACGACGTGATGGCCGACCGCGTGTGGCAGGGCACCCGCGCGCTGGCCCAGGCGCACCTCGACGCCGGGCAGCGCGTGTGGCTGGTCACCGCGACACCGGTCGAGCTGGCCCGGGTCATCGCACAGCGGCTCGGGCTCACCGGGGCGCTCGGCACGGTCGCCGAGACCGCCGACGGCGCCTACACCGGCAGGCTCGTCGGCGACCTGCTGCACGGCCCGGCCAAGGCCGAGGCCGTCCGGGCGCTGGCGCGCCGCGAGGGCCTCGACCTCGCGCGCTGCTCGGCCTACAGCGACTCGGCCAACGACCTGCCCATGCTCTCCCTGGTCGGGCAGCCGCACGCGATCAACCCGGACAGCGAGCTGCGCGAGCACGCCAGGGAGAACGGCTGGGACATCCGCGACTTCCGCACGGGCCGGAAGGCGACGATGATCGGCCTGCCGATCGCCGCGACCGCGGGGGCCATCGCGGGCGGCGTCGCCGCGGGCATCGCGCTGCGCCGCCACTACCGCTCCGCTCTCTGA